Proteins co-encoded in one Brassica oleracea var. oleracea cultivar TO1000 chromosome C4, BOL, whole genome shotgun sequence genomic window:
- the LOC106339572 gene encoding protease Do-like 10, mitochondrial, which translates to MLLRSIRTVEHLRRISASSVSAYLTSPSLVTRALPTESALSSPISRFYYSNPRNENRHTTTTSSPVSSRWRISIRHMSRRRNAAKGSAATAGSAAYSSAVDLAMDSVVKIFTVSTSPSYFLPWQNKSQRESMGSGFVISGRRIITNAHVVADHSFVLVRKHGSPIKHRAKVEAIGHECDLAVLVIDSEVFWEGMNSLELGDIPLLREEVFVVGYPQGGDNISVTKGVVSRVEPTQYVHGATQLMAIQIDAAINPGNSGGPAIMGNKVAGVAFQNLAGGENIGYIIPTPVIKHFINGVEESGKYTGFCSMGVSCQPMENAQIRSIYQMSSEMTGVLISKINPLSDAHKILKKEDVILAFDGVPIGNDGTVPLRKKERITFDHMVSMKKPNETAFVKVLREGKEHEFCITLRPLQPLVPVHQFDQLPSYYIFAGFVFVPLTQPYLHEYGEDWYNTCPRRLCERALRDLPEKSNQQLVIISQVLMDDINTGFERLAELQVKKVNGVEVDNLRHLCQLIENCDAENLKLDLDDGRVLALKYQDARLATSLILKRHRIASAMSSDLLIEQNNLATELAAASCSTALV; encoded by the exons ATGCTGCTCCGGTCAATTCGCACCGTCGAGCACCTCCGCAGAATCTCAGCTTCTTCGGTTTCCGCGTACCTCACTTCTCCTTCCTTAGTAACCAGAGCATTACCGACGGAGAGTGCTCTGTCTTCTCCTATCTCTAGATTCTATTACTCGAATCCGCGAAATGAGAATCGACACACGACGACTACATCGTCTCCGGTTTCTTCACGGTGGCGTATCAGCATAAGACATATGTCACGGCGGAGAAACGCCGCAAAAGGGTCGGCGGCAACGGCGGGGAGTGCAGCGTATTCTTCAGCGGTGGATTTGGCGATGGACTCGGTGGTGAAGATATTCACAGTTTCGACGAGTCCTAGTTACTTTCTTCCTTGGCAGAATAAGTCCCAGCGAGAATCCATGGGCTCTG GATTCGTAATATCTGGAAGAAGGATAATAACAAACGCGCACGTGGTGGCTGATCACTCCTTCGTGCTAGTGAGGAAGCATGGGTCGCCTATAAAGCACAGAGCAAAAGTTGAGGCAATCGGACACGAGTGTGATTTAGCCGTTTTGGTGATTGATAGTGAAGTTTTTTGGGAAGGAATGAACTCTTTGGAGCTGGGAGATATACCGCTTCTAAGGGAAGAAGTGTTTGTAGTTGGCTATCCTCAAG GTGGTGACAACATCTCTGTTACGAAAGGTGTTGTGTCTCGAGTTGAACCCACCCAATATGTTCACGGTGCTACCCAGCTAATGGCTATACAAATAGATGCTGCTATCAACCCTGGAAACAGCGGTGGCCCAGCAATCATGGGAAACAAAGTAGCTGGCGTTGCTTTTCAAAATCTTGCAGGTGGTGAGAACATTGG TTATATCATTCCAACACCGGTAATAAAGCATTTCATAAACGGTGTTGAAGAATCTGGAAAATACACTGGTTTCTGCTCGATGGGTGTATCATGCCAGCCTATGGAGAATGCTCAGATCCGTAGCATCTATCAGATGAGTTCTGAAATGACAGGGGTTCTTATAAGCAAGATTAACCCTCTCTCGGATGCTCATAAAATTCTGAAGAAGGAAGATGTTATTCTCGCATTTGATGGTGTTCCCATTGGAAATGATGGCACTG TTCCTCTCCGGAAGAAGGAGCGGATCACTTTTGATCATATGGTATCTATGAAAAAACCAAATGAAACAGCTTTTGTTAAAGTCTTGAGGGAAGGAAAAGAACATGAGTTTTGTATCACTCTCAGACCT CTGCAACCGCTGGTTCCAGTGCATCAGTTCGACCAGCTTCCAAGTTATTATATATTTGCGGGCTTTGTATTCGTACCTCTCACTCAGCCATACCTACACGAATACGGAGAAGATTGGTACAACACTTGCCCCCGCAGATTGTGCGAGCGAGCATTAAGAGATCTACCTGAAAAATCCAATCAACAACTTGTCATTATCTCTCAG GTGTTAATGGATGATATCAACACAGGATTTGAGCGTCTTGCAGAGCTGCAA GTGAAGAAAGTAAATGGAGTGGAAGTGGATAATCTGAGACATTTATGCCAGCTCATAGAGAACTGTGACGCAGAAAATCTGAAATTGGATTTAGACGATGGGAGAGTACTCGCCTTGAAGTACCAAGACGCAAGATTAGCCACTTCTCTGATTTTGAAACGGCACAGAATAGCGTCTGCCATGTCCAGCGATCTGCTGATTGAACAAAATAATCTAGCAACTGAGTTGGCTGCTGCTTCTTGTTCTACTGCGCTCGTTTGA
- the LOC106341128 gene encoding uncharacterized protein LOC106341128, with amino-acid sequence MSSSWEIQLMETAKEELEILQAQYPNRFAYLKSDLQSFISNLREDHAPPSRASSSPLVLTQESSNCKNKQKHKKRKYTNELFGDQASSSTGKIHKNNNHKMAQRVVTKRKTRVEMVLERAQLCLQKIRDVKASLC; translated from the exons ATGTCGTCTTCGTGGGAGATTCAACTAATGGAAACAGCTAAGGAGGAACTTGAGATTCTTCAGGCTCAATATCCCAACCGCTTCGCCTACCTCAAGTCCGACCTTCAGTCTTTCATCTCTAACCTCCGTGAAGACCACGCGCCTCCGTCACGTGCCTCCTCCTCCCCCCTCGTCCTCACTCAAG AGTCATCAAACTGTAAGAATAAGCAGAAACACAAGAAGAGAAAGTACACAAATGAATTATTTGGAGATCAAGCATCGTCATCAACGGGAAAGATCCACAAGAACAATAATCATAAGATGGCTCAGAGAGTGGTCACAAAGAGAAAAACTAGAGTTGAAATGGTTCTTGAAAGGGCTCAACTTTGTCTCCAGAAGATAAGAGACGTGAAAGCCTCTTTGTGTTAG